One Triplophysa rosa linkage group LG8, Trosa_1v2, whole genome shotgun sequence genomic window, AACATGCTATATCAGATAACGTCTTTCTCTTCTGAGTTGACACTCCTGGTCATTGTTTGGATGCATTTGGCACAATCTCAATCTGGCAACTCATTTTTATTGATCTTGAGCTAAATTTCAAAGATTTGGTTGCAGGTGATATCTTTATAATATGGATATATGGATGGTTAAAacaaacgtgtatgactttctttcttctgcgaagCACAAAAGATTAGAAtaaaagatattctgaagaatgttggtaaccagacaacattggcaaccattgacttccattgtatggacacaaacccaccaaggcatttctcaaaatatcttctttttttgggtgaactatccctttaaaacacagTCACGTTTAAACCTGTCTACCCATTGCCAGCACCTTCAGGGGGTGTTTAGAAAAACAGCATCCCTATAAAAATACCCCTAAAGGTAAATATCTCGCACCAGACATTATTGCTGGCATACACCCAGCAATGCTGATTTGGCagattattataattattttctaaatataatcGTACCTACCGCTGCTTTAAGACTGTATCTAGGCCTGCACCGACTGTAGTTTATTCAATAGACTACAGCTACTACACACTCATCTACAATCACAGAAAGAAATACGCCTCTAGGTTTTAAATCACAAAAGATGCCAACAGCTTCTTCCTAGAAATTCAAGTGATGATTTTGCTGTCCCAGATCTGTGAAAGCTTTCCAGTGAAACCTGTAGTTTTCCCATCATCATGGCACTCTCTAGGTCTCTAGCTGGCCTCCTCCTCTGAGCATCTGTCATGAGATCCTGCCTCAGCCATCGATTCTGTCAGCAGGACTTCCTGTGCTGTGAGTCTGGAGCAGAGGGCCATGGTGGGCCACAGTGCACCAATGGAGTGACTTCCTGCCAATGCCTACCAACCCCTGCCCAGTGCCCAGCGCCCTGCAAGATACAGGCTTCCCTcgcacagagacagaaaaaccaCCGCTgcccataaatcattataataaatcatATGTTTAGATAAAAAGTGTTGGTTTTACCAACGAACCCAAacattttaaactaaataaGATAATTGGAAAAGGCAAGAAATAATAGTTGCGGAACAAACATATGCGCATTTGACGAGAACTTTCATCAAGGGTGCACCGTGGTGCGTTTGGACTCCTCCTGAGGGCTCATGCAGACAGCTGGTTCCCGTGGTCCAAACAACCTTCCCGctcctgtcatcatttttacTGCACCATCTAATCTGCCAAATTCATATGTATTCTTAATATCCACATTTCTAGATCTTTCTCTCTATTTAAATGGCATTTGAGGTCAGCGTGGTGCTATcaatgccaaggtcgtgggtttgacCCTCAGGGAATGAATGTACTAATAAACTGTACCTTGATTGCGCTGCAAGTTGGATCAAAGTGTCTGTCAATCAGCTAAattaaagcggaggtaacatgctatttcatgcattctgacttctttacactgttaaacgtgctggcttctcaagcttaacatggtcaacttgtcaaaaacgagttgaacgtatgacgtagtatttctgtgctcgattcactccgccagggttcgtacaggtttctgAGTTTcataacaagggttcttagtcccttattggacaattctcctggaaaatcACGCCTAAGCATCATCCAGCgagcgaaagagcacgcccacgcgtcaaccagccagcgtgagaaagagcacgcccatcaagcCCGACGGacgtttagctgtgtttgtttgctcactccatttcggtgaggaatattatataaacggtggatataacgctagATTTGGAAATCGTTTGAGactgatagatggcgcagtcccagcgctaaaagatgctggacatgaactgcacgcggtacgtcaaactaagtcatatgtctgtgttttgttagcAATCGGCGTgaacgtgcataatgtaaacaacacaaacttatagtgaatcaacagttatgcagggatcaTGCGATGATgaattgtgtgctcgtgctgtagttccgccccCCCTGCATGCCTCCAGGAGCTCGACTTTTTcaggaaataatcgtacagctgcaTCTGTCTTTTATAGATTTGATCAAACTacatactcttcgaagatacaaagtatgcaatactactgtataggtactcaagattaatatgagattggcagaaatgcCAACTgcgtgttaccccatctttaaaaaCTAATCCAGACATTCACTCCCTCTTATTGCCTTTTCCCCATcgctgtttcttttttttacttaaaaacaaaGTTGCAGAGACAAATGATACCCACCCAGGCAGACTGGGAGTCAATGTGGTGTTATGGGACAGCAGGGCAGGTAGGGGATGGACAGCCCTGATGACCTAGTGGTAATTACCTGTCACAGGGGCAGACGGCGGTGGAGGTTTGTTAGCCAGGGTCACTGATGCTTTAGCAGGCTGTGGTACATCTTCCTCTGAGAGTGAGAGAATAGATGCGCCAGTCAAGGAAAAGGTCAACATACCACGCTATTCCATTTACTTTGCCATTTTCACCAACTTTATAATAAAGCTCGGGAAATATCTACTGTACTCAGACATTCGTCGTGAGCATTGAAATTAAATTGCTGAAGTAAATAAATGGCAAACCAGGGAGCTCTTCATAGATGTCATCATCAATAGGGGCAGGCATAGCCGATGAGCTGACGGTCACACAGTCATCATATTCCTCTTCATCCTCGGGTATGATACCACCCATATCTGATGGTTCATATGCCAAAAAAGGGCTGGGTAAAATTTTTTGATTAATACTCTGATTCTCAATTTAACGAAATAATATCAATTTGGGAATCCCCAAAtccattcttaaagggatagcctTAGGTTGTTCcacacctgtataaatttcttagttctgatgaacacaaaggaagatattcggaagaatgtcagtaaccaaacaaatctcatcccccatttactgccatagggaaaataaatacgatGGGAGTCAAtcggggatgagatctgttcattcttccaaatatcttcccttgtgtttagcagaacaaataaatttatgtaggtttggaacaatctgagggtgagtaaaagatgacagaatttttgacagaatcatttttgggtgaactatccctttaatgtgcaGTGCTTTATGTGGGcctgttttgaaatgttttgaattTCTTAAACATGTTTCAGGTTGGAAAGGAATTTCATTGTtgcacatttttctttttttgcagtaaTGTGCATTTTGCAGTTTATGCTTACCTTGTGTGCATTTTATGTGCATATTTATGATTTCTTGTTACAGTGTTTGTTACCCAAAGTAAAAGTCTAAATTAAACAATTGTGTGGCCTGTTGTTAACGTAAATGTGCATTTTAGTAATATAGCCAAGTTGGAGGGCTTCAGTaaccagaatttttatttcaatatgaattCTGTGTCTGCAAATCTAATTTTTAATGAAGTATTGATAACTACTTGTTATTGAATCGAATCAAAACCATCTAAAGATTCGAATGGCCAGATTGGTTGCAATACCCAGCCCTATGCCAAAGGGTGACGAAAAAAAGTCTAACCTTTTATCAAAAAGTCAATGTGCTCCACCCACTCCTTTGCATCTTTCTCAGAAGCAGCACAGAACTGTGGCATCAGAACATGAAAGTgatattaaacaaaacacagaaagagtgAAGGAGACAGATGAACCTTTTCTAAATGACTGCAATATTTTAGTCTCGTTATGTATTATATTACATAGCCTTCTTGTGATCATAGGATTACTATCAGTGTTGGGCAggttactctgaaaagtaattaattactagttactaattacatattcaatagtataattagattactgtacaaattactctctccaaaaagtatttaattacttatcactaattactttctatatattatatcaatcttagttaagtgattcaacatgaaacggctcttttaattcattcaaataaataatgtaaaaatacataaagtagtattacaaatacaaagtattacaaatgtgagaattatacattaaagcacggattttaaagttagactttgaattttgatgtcaattccactattgcaaacacatatattacatacagtatttagtttaattacgcaactgtaattaaattacagaaaaaataagagtaatcccttactttactttttcaaggggaaagtaattaaattacagtaactaattacttagtaactagttacgcCCAACACTGATTACTATACACACTGTGTTCATATCTGACCTGATATACACGCTTGTCTGGAGCCGAGATCTCAAAGCAGCAATCTCGCTTAGCATCTTTCCGTAGGGTGTTGTTCATTTTGACAGTGTAGCCAACAATATTAAACTCTCCCTTCTGCTGTTTATCTAGTGATATGTGAAGTATAGCTGATTATCAATCAGATTGAACAAAGGAGATATTAAATACAGTTTCATTGGTTACAGTGCATCTGTACCTTTATCGCTACCATAGTAGTAGAAAATGTTGTTGCTTAAGGCACACCATCTCTTCTGCCACTCGTTACCAAAAAAACTGTGATCTAGATGATGACAAAGCAAAGTTATAATGTTTATAATGAGTCTCtcgcatgttttttttctgggaACCTACGAGTATACGCAGTTACCAACCTTTTCTGCGCTTCTCCAGGAAGCCGCTCTTCAAAATGGATGGAAGGTCTTGGGCTGCCACCGCCGGAGACTGCTGGACTCCTGTTGTATAGAAAAGTTACATCTAAAAGGGAATCTGAAATTTATTATCTTACTCTAGCTTATTTATAACAAGAAATACTGCGCAGGTGAAGAAGCCACAGAGCGGTGCACCTGCTTTCACAGTGAGTTATATAAATCTGCTAAAGGAAGCCAAAAAAACTACTTCTGCCCGCTTTAGGTTTACAAATCAACGGTCGTTGCCAAGCAAAGACTCGAGTTAGCGGGGATTCAAACCTGGGTGGACTGGATAGAGTTTCATGCAGCGTTTTTTCAGGTACAGCTGTATGTGAAACAGATGCACGCTCTGTTTTCAAAGCAAACCTCGTCTCTGGTTTACACAGCCCTCCCCTCTCTTGTGTACACACTAGCGTTGCATTGCTGAATGAGTGTGAGAGAGCGGAGGTGTTATGAATGACACAGGCAATCGTGGAATGTTTGCAATTATGTAAAAAGTGGTGTCAAGGAAGCATGACACACACTGACTGTGAAAAGCAAACAGAACGACCTCAGAGCAGATTGTAGTTGAATGAGGGTAGAAAAATGTGAAAGAACTGGAAAACAAGCTTTTAATTCACTGGCCAAACcctacatttacagtatgtgcatgCAAGTATGGATATGCTTTGGATGATAAGAATTGATAAGCACAGATCTTGTCTtcgtttacaaaataaataaataaaaaacacaaacaagccATAACTACAAACATGTTCGCACCCATTGTCTGAATAAGCTTTGTCCATGTTAAGACCAACCCCCCCCCAAATGCAACCCTCAAACTAAAAACAGGTGAAGCTCAAACTGTCAACAAACCGAACCTAAGCTGGGTCTATTTTGACATGAAATTTGTTTTTCATAGCAAGAATATCACAAAATGTCTGCAAATTGTCTCATGTAAAGCATTAACGTCTGCATTAACTTCGCTTAAATCTTTACTTAAAATCGGCATGAAATGTAAGTTGCAATTGCTTTTTCTTCTAAATAGTGACATATATCTGAGTGTAACAGCTTCTGAAATAGGAAAAATTGAGGGCGGGGCTTGATTTCGTTCTTCGGGATTTGATTGGATTGTGGAGGTTGGAAGCCTGGTCATTGGACAGTCAAAACAGTCCCGCCCTCGGACTGCAACATATGTCATGCATTGCAGAGAAGAGATGTCATTTTGGGAAATGTTTCTGGTTTAAATTATTtgtagaccacttcgcaagatgtaaacactagcccagaagcacttccggttttagctttatttcttattttatacatcttaaagatatatatatatttttgtatttattatacaaGTATattgttctgttggttgtattttgttcaatagTGTTACAAAActggaagttcttctggaccagcagtGTTTACGTCTttcgaagtggtctataataaacactgcaataaaaaaaagaattgacAGTtcgatttcatggtgactttaaataaCTTTTGCAGAAATCCAGTCTAAACAACTTTCTTTCCACTGTCCAAGCCTCATTTTGCCTGTCCTGTCCTAAAAGGCATATGTCTCATCTTTAAACTGAGCAGCTGTGCTCTCTGGCAGGCACAATGAGAAAGCATCTATAAAACACACAAGTGTgccacacacagcacacacaaactGAATCATGAAAACTGACTCTAATTCACAATGATGTGAGCTTCAGAAAGCAATAATCAGATATGTGCTGTGACTCAAAATGATTCTGAAGAACTTGAATTTCTACCGACAGTAAAAGAAGCTAAAACAGGAGGCTGAATTAACATTGGCTGTGGGCGGCATTGTCTGAGCTACAGACCATAAACCATTTGCTCAGAAACAAAAGAGAAGCAAACCCCTCACGTCTGTGGCTTCAAACTGTTCCTGAGCCTGTTGCCGGGTTACATCAGTCTTTCAAACACCTCATTCAGCTTTTGTGTTTCCAACCAGTACTAAAAATCCTGGACAGGACATGACAAAGGACTGGCACattgttatgtacacacagccCATGCTGCAAGAGTATGAAGAATAGAtgatatgtttttctttattgtcAGAAAGATATTTTCCCCCAGTGCTTCAGTTGTGAACAGTCTAATCTAAATTCAGTAAATTGCTGTGGCTCTTCGCGAGGAtaatatttcagcatttacagAATTTGTGACACTTACAATTAATGCTGTGGCTCTTGTGACAACGTTCAAATAAATACCACAACTCTCCACTCACCATCATAAGCACTTTCTTCATCTCTATCAGTTTGTTCTGAGTGAAGCGATCCACCATCGTTGTTGGTGTCCATCTCATCCAGCTCGGCAAACTCATCTTCTCCTGTTTAACAAAGTCTTCATCAGCATCATCTAACAGTGGCAGCCCCAGCCCTCCACCAGAAAGACACATTTCATCAAGAATCTCCATGTCATATTTTACATGTGTTGGAAATAGATATCTGATAAGACAGGAATTTGGATATGTAGCCTGGATGGTGAGGcatgtttgtttgctttgtctCCAGTTGCGTGGAGCATTAGGTGGCACTCAGCCATGTTGCCTAGATATTCACTTTGTCACTTTGCATAGATTAAAGATATTCCAGGAATACAAAGGATAAACAAAACACCTCTGATATTGCATGGTATAGCCTACTGATCACAAACCAGCAATAAGTAGGaattattcaaatgtttgtAGGTGAAGATGAGGAAATAAACTTTTTATGATGTTTTCTAGTCATGGTGTTACATGGTAAAAAATAAAGCTCTGAAAGGTTTAAGTCACAAGTGCCAAACCAAGCCCAGCACCTTTACTAACATTTTAACCTATAAACTCTTTATAAGAAGCACAAAGCTGGGCTTTTTACTCAAAATATAATTGATATTTTTGTAGAGACAGAATAGATAGGAACACAAAGCACACGAACAGAGTGGGGATCAGTTCACTTCGCCCTTTTTATTAGTAGCCCCTCCCCCGTACACACAACACATACAAACGTAACGTTACACAGTAGCGCAACTCTTCGAAACTTACGTTTGTCCTTGAAATCTTGTGAGTAGCTGTAACAGAGATGGGTCGTATTTGTTCATTTAGCACATTTCAGCTTCACAAAACAATATTCAGGTGATATCAATACATTCATCCGTACCTCGATTTCACCTCTCTGATCCGCTTGATAAAAGCATCCTTTCTCTCTTTCGCCTTCTTACTTAAATTCTCCCCTTTAAGAACATCCGTCAAAAAAGTTTCCAgatctgtaaacacacacaccgcTCACTCAATATTAAAGTGTCTCCCtttgatttgtatttgttgCTCTTGTTGAATTAAGTTAACGTTACTCTCCTTTGGTGTACTTAACAGGTGCATGTCTCATTTGGATTTAGTGAGGCGACTAACGACTGTACGTTAGCAAAGTAAGGGCAATGATTGCATGATTACCACATTTACTAGCGTATTCGGTGAAAATACATATTTCCGGCTCAAACTTTAAAAAGTCTAACAGACTTAATGGAAACGTTTTCATCCGCAGTTCAGTCTACAGTATTTCTTTATTTGGTTAATCTCTGCATTTATGGTTACAATGTTACGTTTAAAACGACTGAATCTACACGCGCTCTGTTTTTGTTAAGGGTTAAGTAAACAAAAGTCAGGTACTAACGGGAAACATTCAGCGTGTATCGGTGGACAAAACTTCCTCTTTTCTGTAccaacagaaacaaatgttttttaacttcGATCAAAATCTGTTTATCCTTAATTTCGTCCGAGACCAAAACATTCGCGTTATCAACTATCGTTTTATCCAAACATTGCAATAGTACCTGAAACAAGTGCTGCTAAATCTTCCGGTATGGACCTCATTGTGATACACGGCTTGACCCAGCAAGATAGCCTTCGAAACACGGAAGTTTGAAGTGGCCTGTGAGACACGGAAGAGGCAGCGAAACCACTAAcgttatacaaataaaacagcaTTATTCATCACGTATAAAGTGTGCACTGGGTAATCAGTTCCCTTCACCAGTCTTACTGA contains:
- the skap2 gene encoding src kinase-associated phosphoprotein 2, translating into MRSIPEDLAALVSDLETFLTDVLKGENLSKKAKERKDAFIKRIREVKSSYSQDFKDKREDEFAELDEMDTNNDGGSLHSEQTDRDEESAYDGVQQSPAVAAQDLPSILKSGFLEKRRKDHSFFGNEWQKRWCALSNNIFYYYGSDKDKQQKGEFNIVGYTVKMNNTLRKDAKRDCCFEISAPDKRVYQFCAASEKDAKEWVEHIDFLIKDMGGIIPEDEEEYDDCVTVSSSAMPAPIDDDIYEELPEEDVPQPAKASVTLANKPPPPSAPVTAVNKSTDYVNYFQGLWDCSADHPDELSFRRGDNIYILSKEYDTFGWWVGEMKGAIGIVPKEYLMELYIL